The Nitrogeniibacter aestuarii genome has a window encoding:
- a CDS encoding branched-chain amino acid ABC transporter substrate-binding protein: protein MQKSLLALALLSLGLGHAVADTIRIGHAGPLTGPLAHIGKDGENGARLAIEDANAQGIMIKGEKAVFELVGEDDQADPRQATTVAQRLADEEVAGVVGHVTSSASIPASRVYEQNDIPVITPSATAPKLTAQGYRTTFRVIANDLQQGEAMAKHVGQVLGLKRVAIIDDRSAYGQGLADAFAAKLKDYGVDIVAREFTSHTATDFSAILTKIKGSAPDAVFFGGFDAQAAPMLQQMRQLGLSGKFLGGDGVCTGEMLKLGAGKLTSDVYCTQAGLPMEKMPQGADFRARFKQRFGTDVQLYAPYSYDAAMTLIQAMNAANSADPDDYLPKLRAINHDGVTGTIAFDAKGDIRTGGITLYQFKDGRWATLD from the coding sequence ATGCAAAAATCATTGCTTGCGCTCGCCCTACTGAGCCTCGGACTCGGTCATGCTGTGGCCGACACCATCCGTATCGGTCACGCCGGCCCGCTGACCGGCCCCCTCGCCCACATCGGCAAGGATGGCGAGAATGGCGCTCGACTGGCCATTGAAGACGCCAACGCGCAAGGGATCATGATCAAGGGCGAGAAAGCTGTCTTCGAACTGGTTGGCGAAGACGACCAGGCCGACCCGCGCCAGGCCACCACGGTGGCACAGCGCCTGGCCGACGAAGAAGTTGCCGGTGTCGTCGGGCACGTCACCTCCAGTGCGTCCATTCCCGCCTCCCGGGTGTATGAGCAGAACGACATCCCCGTCATCACGCCTTCGGCCACGGCCCCAAAGCTCACTGCGCAGGGCTACAGGACCACGTTCCGTGTCATCGCCAACGACCTGCAGCAGGGCGAAGCCATGGCAAAGCATGTGGGCCAGGTGCTGGGCCTCAAGCGCGTGGCCATCATCGATGATCGCTCCGCCTATGGCCAGGGGCTTGCCGACGCCTTTGCGGCCAAGCTGAAAGACTACGGCGTCGACATCGTCGCGCGCGAATTCACCAGCCACACCGCCACCGATTTCTCCGCCATCCTTACCAAGATCAAGGGCAGCGCACCCGACGCCGTCTTCTTCGGCGGGTTCGATGCGCAGGCCGCGCCCATGCTCCAGCAGATGCGCCAGCTCGGGCTGAGCGGCAAGTTTCTTGGCGGCGACGGGGTATGCACCGGCGAGATGCTCAAACTGGGCGCCGGCAAACTCACCAGCGATGTTTACTGCACCCAGGCCGGGTTACCCATGGAAAAAATGCCCCAGGGGGCCGATTTCCGCGCCCGTTTCAAGCAACGCTTCGGCACCGACGTGCAGCTGTACGCGCCGTACAGCTATGACGCAGCGATGACCCTCATCCAGGCCATGAACGCAGCCAACTCGGCCGACCCCGACGACTACCTGCCCAAGCTCCGAGCAATCAACCATGACGGCGTCACCGGCACCATCGCGTTCGACGCCAAGGGTGACATCCGAACCGGCGGCATCACCCTCTACCAGTTCAAGGACGGCCGCTGGGCGACACTGGACTGA
- the bamE gene encoding outer membrane protein assembly factor BamE domain-containing protein gives MKRLIATVCGLLGLLGLGGCERYLIEDIRPGVTHRSEVQEHMGPPGIEWRNDDGTVIWEYSMQPAGVTCYHLTIDAQGVIQQVEQVFTEARRAQIRPGMSQQQVRRLIGKPARQFAYPNKGEEVWDWLVDDRMPSESKFFNVFFDASGAVTRTGYESEQRG, from the coding sequence GTGAAACGCTTGATCGCAACCGTCTGTGGTCTGCTGGGTTTGTTGGGGCTCGGAGGGTGTGAACGCTACCTCATCGAAGACATCCGGCCGGGCGTGACCCACCGCAGCGAGGTACAGGAGCACATGGGGCCGCCGGGGATCGAGTGGCGAAATGATGATGGTACGGTGATCTGGGAGTATTCGATGCAGCCGGCCGGGGTGACCTGCTATCACCTCACCATCGACGCTCAGGGTGTTATCCAGCAGGTTGAGCAGGTGTTCACAGAGGCGCGTCGGGCGCAGATCCGGCCCGGCATGAGCCAGCAGCAGGTGCGGCGGCTGATCGGCAAGCCGGCGCGGCAGTTTGCCTATCCGAACAAGGGCGAAGAAGTCTGGGACTGGCTTGTGGATGATCGCATGCCGTCTGAATCGAAATTCTTCAATGTGTTCTTCGATGCGTCGGGTGCAGTGACCCGGACCGGCTATGAGAGCGAGCAGCGCGGTTAG
- a CDS encoding DUF4399 domain-containing protein, whose translation MKTMITAALLAALSLTAQAAPEVHFIEPADGATVSSPLRVEMGVSDMTVQPAGKIVEGTGHHHLIIDGEPVAAGTPVPADEQHLHFGKGQTETTIELAPGKHTLTLQFADGLHQSYGPAMSKTIEITVE comes from the coding sequence ATGAAAACGATGATCACTGCCGCCCTGCTCGCAGCCCTGAGCCTCACGGCCCAAGCCGCGCCTGAAGTCCATTTCATCGAGCCCGCCGATGGTGCCACCGTTTCGAGCCCGCTGCGGGTCGAAATGGGTGTGAGCGACATGACGGTTCAGCCGGCCGGAAAAATCGTGGAAGGCACGGGTCACCATCATCTGATCATAGACGGCGAGCCGGTTGCCGCCGGCACGCCCGTCCCGGCCGACGAGCAGCATCTGCATTTTGGCAAGGGCCAGACCGAGACGACAATCGAACTGGCACCGGGCAAGCACACGCTGACACTGCAATTTGCCGACGGCCTGCATCAGTCCTATGGCCCCGCCATGAGCAAGACCATCGAAATCACGGTGGAATAA
- a CDS encoding HD-GYP domain-containing protein gives MIKEIHTSQLRLGMYLHKLGVSWFKHPFVQNAFLLESADDLRTIRDHGIEKVWIDTDKGADLAAESPASATPRSDPPRQAPEAVAPAEAPAPAPAAVKKPSMQAEVAQARKLCSMAKNEIASMFNDARMGKVVKAGDAMPLVEEISASVFRHPSALISVARIKTHDEYTFMHSVAVCALMVALARQLNLDPHLVKEAGIGGLMHDLGKAVMPLEVLNKPGKLTDDEYSIMKLHPEAGWKMLRDSGEATQGTLDIALHHHEKVDGTGYPKGLKGDQISLLSRMGAVCDVYDAVTSNRPYKQGWDPAESIKRMASWKGHFDETIFKAFVRSIGIYPIGALVRTKTDKLGVVIEQNEVSMLKPKIRVFFSARSNAPIEQKVFDLASPACREEIAGVEQAQDWGLENLERFWME, from the coding sequence ATGATCAAGGAAATTCACACCAGCCAGCTCCGCTTGGGGATGTACCTGCACAAACTCGGCGTGTCCTGGTTCAAGCATCCGTTCGTGCAGAACGCCTTCCTGCTTGAGTCGGCGGATGATCTGCGCACCATTCGCGATCACGGCATCGAGAAAGTGTGGATCGATACCGACAAAGGGGCGGACCTGGCGGCCGAATCGCCTGCGTCGGCGACCCCGCGTTCCGATCCGCCCAGACAAGCCCCTGAGGCTGTGGCGCCGGCGGAGGCTCCTGCGCCCGCACCCGCCGCAGTGAAGAAGCCCAGCATGCAGGCCGAGGTGGCTCAGGCCAGGAAGCTGTGCTCCATGGCCAAGAACGAGATCGCCTCCATGTTCAATGATGCGCGCATGGGCAAGGTGGTCAAGGCGGGCGATGCGATGCCGCTGGTCGAGGAGATTTCCGCTTCAGTGTTTCGTCATCCCAGTGCGCTCATCAGCGTGGCGCGGATCAAGACGCATGACGAGTACACCTTCATGCACTCGGTGGCGGTCTGCGCGCTCATGGTCGCACTGGCCCGGCAACTGAATCTTGACCCACATCTGGTGAAGGAGGCCGGCATCGGTGGTCTGATGCACGATCTGGGCAAAGCCGTGATGCCGCTCGAGGTGCTCAACAAACCGGGCAAACTCACCGACGATGAATATTCCATCATGAAGCTGCACCCGGAGGCGGGCTGGAAGATGTTGCGCGATTCCGGCGAGGCGACCCAGGGGACCTTGGACATTGCCCTGCATCATCATGAAAAGGTCGATGGAACGGGATATCCGAAGGGACTCAAGGGCGACCAGATCAGTTTGCTCTCGCGCATGGGGGCTGTCTGCGACGTTTATGACGCGGTGACGTCGAACCGGCCCTACAAACAGGGGTGGGACCCGGCCGAGTCGATCAAGCGCATGGCCTCCTGGAAGGGGCACTTCGACGAAACCATTTTCAAGGCTTTCGTGCGCAGCATCGGCATCTATCCGATCGGTGCCTTGGTGCGGACGAAAACGGACAAACTGGGTGTGGTGATCGAGCAGAACGAAGTGTCGATGCTCAAGCCGAAGATCCGCGTTTTCTTTTCTGCTCGAAGCAACGCACCCATCGAACAGAAAGTGTTCGATCTGGCCTCACCGGCCTGCCGGGAGGAAATTGCCGGTGTGGAGCAAGCCCAGGACTGGGGGCTGGAGAATCTGGAACGCTTCTGGATGGAATGA
- a CDS encoding calcium/sodium antiporter gives MTEFLLFIVGLVALTFGAEVLVRGASRIALTFGLSPLVVGLTIVAFGTSAPEIAVAIDAALAGQSDLTIGNVVGSNICNILLILGLSSLIGPLAVAGQVVRQEVPVMIGASLLVVGMAWGGIIGRIEGIVLFTLLVGYVVFLIRQSRRASRAEQEHYGEDLPEATWDKHWSIQAGMVLAGLALLVIGADLLVNAAVIFAKFLGVSDLVIGLTVVAIGTSLPEVATSVMAAWRGERDMAIGNAVGSNVFNLLGCLGLGAMISPEGLPVAKAALDFDLWVMLAVAVACLPIFMARRLIARWEGILFLFYYAAYVLYLVLDAQGSGALKTFTQAMVWFVIPLSVVTLVALNVRERRARAG, from the coding sequence ATGACCGAATTCCTGCTGTTCATCGTCGGCCTTGTCGCCCTCACCTTCGGCGCCGAGGTGCTTGTTCGCGGTGCCTCGCGCATTGCGCTGACCTTCGGGCTCTCGCCCCTGGTCGTGGGCCTGACCATCGTGGCCTTCGGCACCAGTGCGCCGGAAATCGCCGTGGCCATCGACGCCGCACTGGCCGGGCAATCGGATCTGACCATCGGCAACGTGGTGGGCAGCAACATCTGCAACATCCTGCTCATCCTCGGCCTCAGTTCCCTCATCGGGCCGCTGGCCGTGGCAGGGCAAGTGGTGCGTCAGGAGGTGCCGGTCATGATCGGCGCCTCGCTGCTGGTGGTCGGCATGGCCTGGGGCGGCATCATCGGACGCATCGAAGGCATCGTGCTGTTCACGTTGCTGGTGGGCTACGTTGTCTTCCTGATTCGCCAGTCCCGCCGTGCCAGCCGCGCCGAGCAGGAGCACTACGGTGAAGATCTGCCCGAAGCCACCTGGGACAAGCACTGGTCGATACAGGCGGGCATGGTGCTGGCGGGGCTGGCGCTGCTCGTCATCGGCGCCGATCTGCTGGTGAACGCCGCGGTGATCTTTGCGAAGTTTCTCGGCGTGAGTGATCTGGTGATCGGCCTCACGGTGGTGGCCATCGGCACCTCGCTGCCCGAAGTGGCCACCTCGGTGATGGCCGCGTGGCGCGGCGAGCGCGACATGGCCATCGGCAACGCCGTGGGCAGCAACGTGTTCAACCTGCTCGGCTGCCTCGGTCTGGGCGCCATGATTTCGCCCGAAGGCCTCCCTGTCGCCAAGGCCGCACTCGACTTTGACCTGTGGGTGATGCTGGCCGTGGCTGTCGCCTGCCTGCCCATCTTCATGGCGCGCCGCCTCATCGCCCGCTGGGAGGGCATCCTGTTCCTCTTCTACTACGCGGCCTACGTGCTGTATCTCGTCCTCGACGCCCAGGGCAGCGGCGCGCTCAAGACCTTCACCCAGGCCATGGTGTGGTTCGTGATCCCGCTATCGGTGGTCACGCTGGTGGCGCTCAATGTGCGCGAGCGCAGGGCCCGGGCAGGCTGA
- a CDS encoding calcium/sodium antiporter: MFAQITLFILGLTTLVIGAEGLVRGASRLAMSWGVSPLVIGLTVVAFGTSAPEVAVSVGAAMNGNPDLAIGNVVGSNIANILLILGVSALIVPLTVSEQIIRQEIPVLIGVSALLVALAADGSISRNEAGLLLTLVVLYTGFLIIQARRGSAASQAEAEHELPEAARWDASPVVQILLVLGGLGLLVLGAHWLVNAATEVARAFGVSDLVIGLTIVAIGTSMPEIATSIMAALRGERDIAVGNVVGSNLFNILGCLGAAGLVSPSGLPVPQAAIDVDLWVMLAVAFACLPVFITGREIARWEGAVFLGYYVAYTVYLILHAGRSESLGGFNTAMLMFVIPLTVLTLGVSLWRHRRALPRG, encoded by the coding sequence ATGTTCGCTCAAATCACGCTCTTCATCCTCGGCCTGACCACTCTGGTCATCGGTGCTGAGGGCCTTGTCCGCGGGGCGTCCCGCCTGGCCATGTCATGGGGCGTCTCGCCACTGGTCATCGGTCTCACCGTGGTGGCCTTCGGCACCAGCGCACCTGAAGTGGCCGTCTCGGTCGGTGCCGCCATGAACGGCAACCCGGATCTGGCCATCGGCAACGTGGTGGGCAGCAATATCGCCAACATTCTGCTCATTCTCGGCGTCTCGGCCCTGATCGTGCCCCTGACCGTCTCCGAACAGATCATTCGCCAGGAGATTCCGGTGCTCATCGGCGTCTCGGCCCTGCTCGTGGCCCTTGCCGCCGACGGTTCGATCAGCCGCAACGAGGCGGGCCTGCTACTGACCCTGGTGGTGCTCTACACCGGCTTCCTCATCATCCAGGCCCGACGCGGCTCCGCCGCCAGCCAGGCGGAGGCGGAACACGAACTGCCCGAAGCGGCCCGCTGGGACGCCTCACCCGTGGTTCAGATCCTGCTCGTGCTCGGCGGCCTCGGCCTGCTGGTGCTCGGCGCCCACTGGCTGGTCAACGCTGCCACCGAAGTGGCCCGCGCCTTTGGGGTCAGCGATCTGGTGATCGGCCTCACCATCGTCGCCATCGGTACCTCCATGCCGGAAATCGCCACCTCCATCATGGCCGCGCTGCGTGGCGAGCGGGACATCGCAGTGGGCAACGTGGTGGGCTCGAATCTGTTCAACATCCTCGGCTGCCTGGGCGCTGCGGGCCTCGTGTCGCCCTCGGGACTGCCGGTCCCGCAGGCGGCCATCGACGTGGACCTCTGGGTCATGCTGGCCGTCGCCTTCGCCTGCCTGCCGGTGTTCATCACCGGTCGCGAGATCGCCCGCTGGGAAGGGGCCGTCTTCCTCGGCTACTACGTGGCCTACACGGTGTATCTGATCCTCCACGCCGGGCGCAGCGAGTCGCTGGGCGGCTTCAATACCGCCATGCTGATGTTCGTCATACCGCTCACCGTGCTGACGCTGGGCGTCAGCCTGTGGCGACATCGGCGGGCGCTGCCGCGGGGGTGA
- a CDS encoding hemolysin family protein, translating into MDAFWILLVLIAISAIFSLTEMALASARKARLQLMLEAGDQRAATAIAIKEMPSRFLAATQTGITAASLMAGIFGESAMKDALQQAVVDIAPGASAYAGEISLALTIVIVTALSIVFGEIVPKRIAIAYPEQVSVRMAPIMQWFIRLLSPAIHFLSWSSDVILRMLPLRSAPAVTGVEDILAYVDESERAGEIRPEESHLLGNVFRLEDRRVGAVMTPAADVIFFDLQLPREHNLDLLREASHARFPICKGGLQNALGVADSRHLLKAAMNGEIDFLETPMNPPLYVPSVLTLIDLLAAFRAHRTDFAFVVNEFGQTEGIVTLDDLLETVVGDMSPSAADPEDALAVRRPDGSWLLDGLLPLDEMKEKLGIRVVPDEALGNYHTVGGFVLALLSHIPRKAEHFHWDGWEFEVVDVDRNRVDQVLATYQPEGAASEDTNGT; encoded by the coding sequence ATGGACGCCTTCTGGATACTGCTCGTACTGATCGCCATCTCGGCGATCTTTTCGCTGACCGAGATGGCACTGGCCTCCGCCCGCAAGGCCCGTCTGCAACTCATGCTCGAAGCCGGCGACCAGCGTGCCGCCACCGCCATTGCCATCAAGGAGATGCCCAGCCGTTTCCTTGCCGCCACCCAGACCGGCATTACCGCCGCCTCGCTCATGGCCGGCATCTTCGGCGAGTCGGCCATGAAGGATGCGCTCCAGCAGGCGGTCGTGGACATCGCTCCGGGCGCATCGGCCTACGCGGGTGAAATCTCCCTGGCGCTGACCATCGTCATCGTCACTGCCCTGTCCATCGTCTTCGGCGAGATCGTGCCCAAACGCATCGCCATTGCCTACCCGGAACAGGTGTCGGTACGGATGGCGCCGATCATGCAATGGTTCATCCGCCTGCTCTCACCGGCCATTCACTTTCTGTCCTGGTCGTCCGACGTCATCCTGCGCATGCTGCCGCTGCGCTCGGCCCCCGCCGTCACCGGCGTCGAAGACATCCTGGCGTATGTGGACGAGAGCGAACGCGCCGGCGAAATCCGGCCGGAAGAAAGTCATCTGCTGGGCAACGTGTTCCGTCTGGAAGATCGCCGTGTCGGCGCGGTCATGACGCCTGCGGCCGACGTGATCTTCTTCGACCTGCAACTGCCCCGCGAGCACAACCTCGACCTGCTGCGCGAGGCCTCCCATGCGCGTTTCCCCATCTGCAAGGGCGGGCTGCAGAACGCGCTGGGCGTGGCCGACAGCCGCCATCTGCTCAAGGCGGCCATGAACGGCGAGATCGACTTTCTTGAAACCCCGATGAACCCACCGCTGTATGTGCCCAGCGTGCTGACCCTCATCGATCTTCTGGCCGCCTTTCGCGCGCATCGCACCGATTTCGCCTTCGTGGTCAACGAGTTCGGCCAGACCGAAGGCATCGTCACCCTCGACGACCTGCTCGAAACCGTGGTGGGCGACATGAGTCCCAGCGCCGCCGACCCGGAAGACGCCCTCGCGGTGCGACGCCCCGACGGCTCATGGCTGCTCGACGGTCTGCTGCCGCTGGATGAAATGAAAGAGAAACTCGGCATCCGTGTGGTCCCGGACGAAGCGCTGGGCAACTACCACACCGTGGGCGGCTTCGTGCTCGCCCTGCTCAGTCACATTCCTCGCAAGGCCGAGCACTTCCACTGGGATGGCTGGGAGTTCGAGGTGGTCGATGTGGACCGCAACCGGGTCGATCAGGTGCTGGCGACGTATCAGCCGGAGGGGGCGGCCAGCGAGGATACGAACGGAACCTGA
- the metH gene encoding methionine synthase: MQADRTAELTDLLARRILILDGAMGTMVQQHKLAEADYRGERFADHDKDLKGNNDLLVLTRPDVIRGIHRDYLEAGADIIETCTFNGTRVSQAEYGLSEVAYEINVAGARLVRELCDEYTAKNPDKPRYCAGVLGPTSRTLSISPDVNDPGFRNITFDALVDDYYDAARALMEGGSDLLLIETVFDTLNAKAAVFAVEKLFADLGRRLPVMISGTITDASGRTLSGQTAEAFWNSLSHAQPISFGLNCALGAQELRQYVEELSRVCDCHVSAHPNAGLPNPLSPTGYDETPEALAGEIVDWAKHGMLNIVGGCCGTTPAHIKAIAEAVADVAPRKLPAVEKKLRLSGLEPFNVGEDSLYVNVGERTNVTGSRVFAKMILEGRFDDALSVARQQVENGAQIIDINMDEAMLDSLAATEKFLKLIASEPDISRVPIMLDSSKWSVIEAGLKCIQGKGVVNSISMKEGEEEFLRQARLCRQYGAAVIVMAFDETGQADTYARKIEICKRAYDLLTGIGFPPEDIIFDPNIFAIATGIAEHDNYAVDFIEALKWIHTNLPHAKTSGGVSNVSFSFRGNNTVREAIHTVFLYHAIKAGMTMGIVNAGMLGVYDDLAPALREKVEDVVLNRHPGAGEALVDFAQTVQAGAAKDTGPDLTWREQSVEERLKHALVKGITEFVVEDTEEVRAKLAAEGKPPLSVIEGPLMAGMDVVGDLFGAGKMFLPQVVKSARVMKQAVAHLIPFIEEEKARTGATSKGKIVIATVKGDVHDIGKNIVGVVLGCNGYEVIDLGVMVPTEKILHAAKEHGAQAIGLSGLITPSLEEMSHVASEMKRQGFDVPLLIGGATTSRAHTAIKIAPHYDEPVVYVPDASRAVGVVTALLSEGQSAKFKEDLAADYDKIRQQHANKKGVQLVTLEAARANAFDPLKLAHYKPVEPNTQGVMAIDVALEDIVEYIDWGPFFQTWDLAGKYPQILTDPVVGETANSVFHDAVRMLGQLVTQQWLQAKAVFGIFPAARVGDDIEFFEDESRQTPIMTWYGLRQQHERPSGKPHWCLADFVASKDSGVKDWCGAFAVTAGIGIEHKLAEFEAAHDDYHAIMLKALADRLAEACAEWLHWRVRKEFWGYAWGENLTKDDLIKENYRGIRPAPGYPACPDHTVKAALFQLLDVPANAGMGLTESMAMTPAASVSGFYFAHPESHYFAISKIGEDQLADWAHRTGMSIDAARRWLAPLLG, encoded by the coding sequence ATGCAAGCCGACCGTACTGCCGAACTGACCGACCTGCTCGCCAGGCGCATTCTGATTCTCGACGGCGCCATGGGTACCATGGTCCAGCAGCACAAACTCGCCGAAGCCGACTACCGCGGTGAGCGGTTTGCGGACCACGACAAGGACCTCAAGGGCAACAACGACCTGCTGGTGCTGACCCGGCCGGACGTGATCCGCGGCATCCACCGCGATTACCTCGAGGCCGGCGCCGACATCATCGAGACCTGCACCTTCAACGGCACCCGCGTTTCTCAGGCCGAATACGGGCTGTCCGAGGTCGCCTACGAAATCAACGTGGCGGGTGCACGTCTGGTGCGCGAACTGTGCGACGAGTACACCGCAAAGAACCCCGACAAGCCGCGCTACTGTGCCGGCGTGCTCGGCCCGACCTCGCGCACGCTGTCCATCTCCCCGGATGTGAACGACCCGGGCTTTCGCAACATCACCTTCGATGCGCTGGTCGACGACTATTACGACGCGGCCAGGGCACTCATGGAAGGCGGCTCGGACCTGCTGCTGATCGAGACCGTGTTCGACACGCTGAACGCCAAAGCCGCCGTCTTTGCCGTTGAAAAGCTGTTCGCTGACCTCGGTCGTCGCCTGCCGGTGATGATCTCCGGCACCATCACCGACGCTTCCGGTCGCACGCTCTCCGGCCAGACGGCCGAGGCCTTCTGGAATTCACTCTCCCACGCCCAGCCGATTTCCTTCGGCCTGAACTGCGCGTTGGGCGCGCAGGAGTTGCGCCAGTACGTGGAGGAACTCTCCCGCGTGTGCGACTGCCATGTGTCCGCCCACCCCAACGCCGGCCTGCCCAACCCCTTGTCGCCCACCGGGTACGACGAGACCCCCGAGGCGCTGGCCGGCGAGATTGTGGACTGGGCGAAGCACGGCATGCTCAACATCGTGGGTGGCTGCTGCGGTACCACCCCGGCCCACATCAAAGCCATTGCCGAAGCCGTGGCTGACGTGGCCCCGCGCAAGCTGCCGGCGGTGGAGAAGAAGCTGCGCCTGTCGGGTCTGGAACCCTTCAATGTGGGCGAGGATTCGCTGTACGTGAACGTGGGCGAGCGGACCAACGTGACCGGCTCTCGCGTATTCGCCAAGATGATTCTCGAAGGGCGTTTCGACGACGCCCTGTCGGTCGCCCGCCAGCAGGTGGAAAACGGCGCCCAGATCATCGACATCAACATGGACGAGGCGATGCTCGATTCGCTGGCGGCCACGGAGAAGTTCCTCAAACTCATCGCCTCCGAGCCGGACATCTCGCGTGTGCCGATCATGCTCGATTCGTCCAAGTGGAGCGTGATCGAAGCCGGTCTCAAGTGCATCCAGGGCAAGGGGGTGGTGAACTCCATCTCCATGAAGGAGGGTGAAGAAGAATTCCTCCGTCAGGCCCGCCTGTGCCGTCAGTACGGCGCGGCGGTAATCGTCATGGCCTTCGACGAAACCGGCCAGGCCGATACCTACGCCCGCAAGATCGAGATCTGCAAACGCGCCTACGACCTGCTTACCGGCATCGGCTTCCCGCCCGAAGACATCATCTTCGACCCGAACATCTTCGCTATCGCCACCGGCATTGCCGAACACGACAATTACGCGGTCGACTTCATCGAGGCGCTCAAGTGGATTCACACGAATCTGCCCCACGCCAAGACCTCGGGCGGTGTCTCGAATGTGTCGTTCAGCTTCCGCGGTAACAACACGGTGCGCGAAGCGATCCATACCGTATTCCTCTATCACGCCATCAAGGCGGGCATGACCATGGGTATCGTCAATGCCGGCATGCTTGGCGTGTATGACGATCTGGCCCCCGCGCTGCGCGAGAAGGTCGAAGACGTGGTGCTCAACCGCCACCCGGGCGCCGGCGAGGCGCTGGTTGACTTCGCCCAGACCGTGCAGGCCGGCGCCGCCAAGGACACCGGGCCGGACCTCACCTGGCGCGAGCAGTCGGTCGAAGAGCGCCTCAAGCATGCGCTGGTCAAGGGCATCACCGAATTCGTCGTCGAAGACACCGAAGAGGTGCGCGCCAAGCTCGCCGCCGAAGGCAAGCCGCCCCTGTCGGTGATCGAGGGGCCGCTGATGGCCGGCATGGATGTGGTGGGCGACCTGTTCGGCGCGGGCAAGATGTTCCTCCCGCAGGTGGTGAAATCCGCCCGCGTGATGAAGCAGGCCGTGGCCCATCTCATCCCCTTCATCGAAGAAGAAAAGGCCCGTACCGGCGCGACCAGCAAGGGCAAGATCGTCATCGCCACGGTGAAGGGCGACGTGCACGACATCGGCAAGAACATCGTCGGCGTGGTGCTCGGTTGCAACGGCTACGAGGTGATCGATCTGGGCGTGATGGTGCCCACCGAGAAGATCCTGCACGCGGCTAAGGAACACGGTGCCCAGGCCATCGGTCTGTCCGGGCTCATCACGCCTTCGCTCGAAGAGATGAGCCATGTGGCCAGCGAAATGAAGCGCCAGGGTTTCGACGTGCCTTTGCTCATCGGTGGTGCCACCACCAGCCGTGCCCACACGGCCATCAAGATCGCCCCGCATTACGACGAGCCGGTGGTTTATGTGCCGGATGCTTCGCGTGCAGTCGGTGTGGTCACCGCATTGCTCTCCGAAGGGCAAAGCGCGAAATTCAAGGAAGATCTGGCTGCCGATTACGACAAGATCCGCCAGCAGCACGCGAACAAGAAGGGCGTGCAGCTGGTGACGCTCGAGGCGGCGCGTGCCAATGCCTTCGATCCACTCAAACTCGCGCACTACAAGCCGGTCGAGCCCAACACCCAGGGCGTGATGGCCATTGACGTGGCCCTCGAGGATATCGTTGAGTACATCGACTGGGGCCCCTTCTTCCAGACTTGGGATCTGGCCGGCAAGTACCCGCAGATCCTGACCGACCCGGTGGTCGGCGAGACGGCGAACTCGGTCTTCCATGACGCCGTGCGCATGCTGGGCCAGTTGGTGACTCAGCAGTGGCTGCAGGCCAAGGCGGTGTTCGGCATCTTTCCTGCCGCCCGGGTGGGCGACGATATCGAATTCTTCGAGGATGAGTCTCGTCAGACACCGATCATGACCTGGTACGGTCTGCGCCAGCAGCACGAGCGCCCGAGCGGCAAGCCGCACTGGTGCCTGGCCGACTTCGTCGCCTCGAAGGACTCGGGCGTCAAGGATTGGTGTGGCGCCTTCGCGGTCACCGCCGGCATCGGCATCGAACACAAGCTGGCCGAGTTCGAGGCGGCCCATGATGACTATCACGCCATCATGCTCAAGGCCCTCGCCGACCGTCTCGCCGAAGCCTGTGCCGAATGGCTCCACTGGCGCGTGCGCAAGGAGTTCTGGGGCTATGCCTGGGGCGAAAACCTGACCAAGGACGATCTCATCAAGGAGAACTACCGCGGCATCCGCCCGGCGCCGGGCTACCCCGCTTGTCCGGACCACACGGTCAAGGCTGCGCTGTTCCAGTTGCTCGATGTGCCCGCCAATGCGGGCATGGGGCTGACCGAATCCATGGCCATGACGCCGGCGGCCTCGGTGAGCGGTTTCTACTTCGCCCATCCGGAGAGCCACTACTTCGCCATCAGCAAGATCGGCGAAGACCAGCTCGCCGACTGGGCGCATCGCACCGGCATGAGCATCGACGCGGCCCGTCGCTGGCTGGCGCCGTTGCTGGGTTGA